The Capricornis sumatraensis isolate serow.1 chromosome 20, serow.2, whole genome shotgun sequence genome contains the following window.
CTCATAAACATGACAATGCTGTTATGCACCTTTCAGAACGGTTACCAGACCatgaaacacaaaagaaaaggcCTGAAAAATGTAATGAGTGTGACATAACCTTTCTTCAGGACTCAGAACTCACTAGACATCAAGGAATCCATACAGGAGGAAAACCATATAAATGCGACATGTGCGACAAGGCTTTTAATCAAACTACAAAACTTGCAATGCATTGGAGAATTCATACTTGAGAGAAACCACATAAATGTGATGTATGTAGCAAGGCCTTTAATCAAGCTGCAAAATTTGTAATTCACTGGAGATATCATATAAgaaagaaaccatataaatgtgatgtatgtggcaaggcctttagtCAAAATTCAAACCTTGCAGTTCATCAGCGAATTCATACTGGAAAGAAGCCATACAAATGCAATGTGTGTGACAAGGCGTTTAGTCATAATGCAAACCTTACTGTTCATCAGAGTCTTCATACTGGAGTGAAAGcatataaatgtgatatatgtggCATGGCCTTTAATGAAGCTGCAAAACTTGCAGTTCATCAGAGATTCCATATGGGAGAGAAACCACATAAATATATTTGTGGCAAAGCCTTTAGTCAAACTGCAAACCTTGCTGTTCATtggagagttcatactggagagaaaccatataaatgtgatgtgtgtggcaAGGCATTTAGTCATACTGGGAACCTTGCTgttcatcagagagttcatactggagagaaaccatgtaATTGTGGTATATGTGCCAAGGCTTTCAGTATAAGTTTAAGCCTT
Protein-coding sequences here:
- the LOC138096902 gene encoding zinc finger protein 665-like, producing the protein MTNVSASGLLSQRTRNVCKGFSHKHDNAVMHLSERLPDHETQKKRPEKCNECDITFLQDSELTRHQGIHTGGKPYKCDIKAFNQAAKFVIHWRYHIRKKPYKCDVCGKAFSQNSNLAVHQRIHTGKKPYKCNVCDKAFSHNANLTVHQSLHTGVKAYKCDICGMAFNEAAKLAVHQRFHMGEKPHKYICGKAFSQTANLAVHWRVHTGEKPYKCDVCGKAFSHTGNLAVHQRVHTGEKPCNCGICAKAFSISLSLAVHQRVHTGEKPYECDVCGKGFNQTAKLGLHQRIHTGEKPYKCDMCGKAFSRAGKLTIHRRLHTGGKPYKCDICGKAFRVGSNFAVHRSVHTGEKPYKCDVCGKAFNQTTRLELHQKIHTGEKPYKCNICDKAFSHTAKFTVHWRLHAGEKPPKCDVCGKAFSHTGKRGICQRVHTGEKPYK